Within the Prevotella scopos JCM 17725 genome, the region ATTACAATGACCTCATCTTTGAAGGCAAACTACCCGTACCAAAGCTAAAATGGTCACGTGCTAAAACTCGTTTGGGACAGATGGCATGCAAAAGAAAAACGAGTTGGGGACGTATAAAGTACTATGACTTCACCATTTCTATTTCCAACTATTATAAACTCACGAAAGAAGAGATAGACGATGTGCTCATCCACGAGATGATACACTACTCTATTGCCTATACAGGATTGAAAGACACATCAGCACATGGCATTGTCTTTCGTGGTATGATGGACAAAATAAACCGTACTTTCAATAGACACATCACTATCTCTGTGCGCACACGCAACCTACAAGCACGCAGCGTACAACAACCCAAAGACTATCTCATATTGGCATTAAAGATGAAAGATGGCAAGTATTTTCTCTCTTCCGTCAATCCCTCTGCTGCTGGGAAATTGGCAATTTCCCTTGCTCGCGCTCGTGAAATAGCACATTACGCGTGGTATCAGTCACAAGATGAATACTTCCGCAGTATGCCACGTGTGCGCTCTTTGCGTGGTAGACAAGTGTCTGCAGAGGTCTACGAAACGATGATTGAGAAGATGAAACTACTAAAATAAAAGGCTGATAGAAGCCTAAAAACGAATTATTTTCACAACAAGAAAGAATTATTTTCATGAAGAAAAATATTTATTTACGTGAAGAAAAATATTTATTTTCATGAAAAGAATTTAGACACTGCCATTGATAGGTATACTGACAGTACGGATATTAAACAAAAAACGCCTTTGCAGGACTTCTGCAAAGGCGTTTTCTATTTTATAAAAGATGTCTATCAGCTTAGAATACTGGTACAATCCAGAAGTGCATAGCTCGGTTTTCAGCTGGCAACTGATACTTCTTCAGAGGTTCTGAACCCCAACTATCAATACCACCTACACCCATCATTGCGGCATCCAACGTGAGGTTAGTGTACTTAGACATTGGTACCTGATAACTGTGACGCTGATGCTTCTCACTTCCCTCATCGAGGTCAGAGATGTTATAATGCAATGCACTGGCTGAGAAAGCTGCCTCATCAAACAATACTCGGAATCCATGACCGCTGTTGTCAGTCTGCTGCCACCAGCGAACGTCGCTCTTCGTGCCTGTCTCCTGTGGACGGATGTAAGGGAAGAACTGCTTGTCGGCAGTCTGCTCATAACGTCCAATGCGCTGTGAAAGCTTACGGTCGGCATAGTTCTCGATAGGTCCACGACCGTAGAACACCGACTTATCCATATTATAAGGCAACTGCATCAACATTCCGAAACGTGGAAGCTGAGGAGCCTTGCTACCTTCCTTCATTTCCATATCCATACTAACATGAAGCGCACCATCAGCTGCAACATGGTAAACAAGGCACAACTGCCCACCTACCTGTGGTAAATCGTATTCTGCTGTGAGGCGATTCATCTTTTTATCAACTTCTAATGACTTCAATGTCATTGTAGGATTCTTCCATACTGACAGGCGATTCTGGAAGTTAGTACCCATATCATTGTCTGTCATAGCACGCCAGAAGTTAGGCTTCAAGCTACCACCTTCACCCAAGAAGTTACGACCATCAACCTGATAACTGCTGAGGAAACCTGTCTTGCGATCGAATACGAGGTCGAAGTTGTTGCCTGCAAAGCGCACAACACCTTCTTTCACATTGTCAGTTACCTTCACCTTATTCTTTACAACAGGCTCCATCTTTGGCATTGGCTGCCAAGGCTGTACCTCCATCTGCATTTCTGCTACAGTCTGACCAGATGTCATCAGTGGTTCAGCAGTCTTCAACTTAAAGTCGATATTCAAGAGAACTTCACCGTCAAAATCCTTACCAACTATTGGTAAAGTGTATTCAACCGTCTGCTGTGGTGCAACATTCAGTTCTTCAATCGCGCCCTTTTCAACAACCTTACCCTCGTTAACAAGGCTCCATTCCATACGATAGTTGCTTAGATCACGGAAGAAGTATTCATTGTGAACAGCAATCTTGCCCTGCTTGAGGTCAACTGGTCGAGCCCAGATATTCTGATATTCATAGGCAACCTCATAAGCATGTGGATTCAACTGACGGTCAGGACCAATCATACCATTGCAGTTGAAGTTGTTGTCTGATGGGTCAGTCTTATTATAGTCACCACCGTATGTGTATTCCGTCTTCACATCAACCGCATCAGCCGCACGCTCATAATCTTCCAACCTACGAGAAGCATCAAACTTAGGATTGCGGTGTAAGCCTTGATCTACAAAGTCCCAATCAAATCCACCTTGGAATTTAGGATACTTACGAACAAGATCCCAGTACTCCTTCAAGTTACCACCAGAGTTACCCATCGTATGGTTATACTCGCATTGGATAAGTGGACGAGTGTATTGAGCGTTCTTTGAGTAATCTTCACAAGCCTTTGGAGAATAGTACATTGGGCAGAAAATATCCGTAGCATAGCCATTCAGCTCAGCACGCTCATACTGCACAGGGCGGCTCTGGTCCTGCGACTTAATCCAATCGTATGCATCATCGAAGTTTTTACTGTAACAAGTTTCATTGCCAAGACTCCAGAAAATAATACTTGGATGATTGAACTTCGTTCCGACATTATGCTGATTACGCTCCATAATCTGCTTAGCAAAAAGCGGACTACCAGATACTGCATCCTTATTATAGCCAAAGCCGTGGCTTTCTTGGTTAGCCTCAGCAACGACGTAGAGTCCATACTCGTCGCATAGGTCATACCAAATAGGGTCGTCAGGATAGTGACAAGTACGCACTGCATTGACATTCAAACGCTTCATCAGTTTGATATCTTGAATCATACGCTCACGTGTCACAACGTAACCACCATCTGGATCCATCTCATGACGGTTAGCTCCCTTAAAGAGAACGGGCTGACCATTAACCAAGACCTGCGAGTTTTTGATTTCAACCTTGCGGAAACCAACTTTGAGAGGGATTGTTTCAATAGCCTTACCCGTCTTGGCATCTTCAACATTCACATAGAGATTATAAAGATAAGGAGTCTCTGCTGTCCACTTCTTTGGGTTTCTTAATTCCATGAAAGCCTTAGCCTGCCCTGCCTTATCAGGTGTAACAACATCCTTGGCAGTAAGATTATTATCCGCATCCTCCAAGATTAAGAAAGCCTTTGTATTACCCGCTAACTGGAGATTGACGCTGAGCGTACCGTCCTTGTAATCATTTACGAGGTCAGGAGTTACACGAATATCTTTCAAATGCTGCTTTGCATCACGGGCATAGAGATAACTTTCACGAGCAACACCACTGAGACGCCAGAAGTCCTGATCCTCACAATAACTGCCATCTGACCAACGGAATACTTGGAAAGCAATTTGGTTATCGCCCTTCTTGAGATACTTCGTTACGTCAAATTCTGGTCCAATCTTAGAGTCTTCACTGTAGCCAACGAACTTACCATTCACCCACAGATATACACAAGATGTCACAGAGCCAAAATGAGCGATTATTTGTTTACCATCCCAATTGTCTGGTATGCGAATAGTACGACGATATGAACCAACATGGTTCTCCTTAATTGGAACCTCTGGAGGATTGTTCTTGAAGTTGCCACGCCATGCAAAACCAATGTTCACATAGACAGGGTCGCCATAGCCATTCACCTCCCAGATACCGGGAACAGGAAAGGTCTTCCACTGAGAATCATCGAAATCGGTACGGAAGAAATCTGTTGGACGCTGATCAGCATTCTCAACCCAATTGAACTTCCAATCCCCATCAAGTGAAAGGTAATTAGCCGACTTCTTCATATCAAACTTTGTTCCACGCAGATTTTCAAATGGTGCAAACGCAAAGAAGTCTGTATGCGTTGCAAAACGATTGACAGCATTCACCTGTAGGTCATGCCATTCGGTAAAAGTAGGCTCAATAACGGCTTTCTGTGCATGAATACCAGACATAGACATGCCCATCAGCAAAGCCGTTAGAAAAAGCTTTTCCATATTGATAATAATTTAGGTTTCTATCTTTAAGTTCCTCAACTCACAAAGAGTATATAATAAGGATAACACAACAAAATTAGCAAAAAAAACTGTAATCATCGACTTATGTCACGAAAAATATGTATATTTGCTTAGATAATCAGTATAAACAACATTTATTATATCCTAATATGGCCAGACAACACTTCCTAACCCATTCACTTGTTTGCTGCCTTTTACTAATTGGCTCTACAAATATTGCAAATGCGCAAAGAAGATATAAAGCCATTACTAAAAAGCAAAAGCAGCCGTTATTCCTCATGAGTGATACCCTACCTATCGTCGGTTCAATGGCAAAGGTAGGTGAGAAACAGATGAATAAAGGTTTGGTAAATTCAGCCATTAATGCCCTTTCCGGGCAAGCCGTTGGTGTAAATGTCGTTACGAATGGGCAGGATCGTATGGCAATGTTGACCAGTGTGCGCGTTCGTGGTACCACATCGCTTACTGGTGGTAATGACCCTCTAGTCCTTATAGATGGTGTTTCTTCTGATTTATCTACCCTATCCACCATTTATCCTGCTGATATCGAAAGCTTTACTATCCTCAAGAATGCTTCAGAAACGTCTAAGTATGGTTCACGAGGAGCATCGGGTGTTATCGAAGTAAAGACAAAGCGTGGCAATGGTAGTAAGTTCCAGATCTACTATGACGGAACTGCTGGCTTCGACGTTGTATACAAACGACTTCGAATGCTCAATGCTACGGAGTATGTTAGTGCTGCAAAAGCATTGGGATTAGACTATGTTGATAAGGGCTATGATACTAACTTTCAAAAAGAAATAGCACGAACAGGCTTCGTAAACTCACACCACGTAGCTTTTAGTGGAGGCAGTGAGAAGTCTAACTATCGTGCCTCACTGGGCTATGTGCGCGGTCAAACGGTTATTAAAAACAAGGATTACAATAACTTCGTGGCTAAGTTAGACATCTCACAGCTTGCCTTTGACGAGAGACTAAAAATAGACTTTGGTGCCTTCGGTTCATCTCAACAAGATGAAAAGATATTTGATATTCAAGCACTTTCCTACTCTATTGCTGCAATGAATCCAACACTCCCATTCCACAAAATAGGAAACGGCTGGCAGAGGAATGGCAATGCATCACAGATAGGACCGACAGAACCATTGCTATTTGAGCGTAACGATGAGAAGAATCTTACGTTCAATTCACATCTGCAGTTGTCCTTACAGCTAACACATAACCTTCAGTTAGCAGCCTTAGGTTCCTATTCTTACACCTCAACGGAGAACGGACGATTTGCTCCGACATGGGTATGGGCGCAAGGATTAGCATATAGAGGAGAACGAAAGACCGAAGATATGTTAGGTAACATCTCTCTTGATTGGAAATATCGTTGGGGGATTAACAATTTATCTGCCACCATTCTTGCTGAATATCAGAAGAAAAAGATGGCAGCTTTTTGGACACAAGTAAAGGGATTAACCAATAATTACTTTGGTTATGACAATCTTGGGGCAGCTTCTGACCGTCCTTATGGAGGAACTGGTAGTAGTTATGCTGACCCAAGTCTTGCCTCTTTTATGGGTACACTTACCTACACACTACTCGACCGATACACACTTAATCTGACAACACGTGCAGATGGTTCGTCAATGGTTGGCAAAGACCATACATGGGGAATCTTCCCTTCTATCTCAGCGACTTGGGATATGAAGAAAGAAAGTTTCCTACGCAACAATAAGAACATTAGTCTTCTGAACTTTCGAACCGGTTATGGTCGCTCTGGAAACCTTGGTGGAATCAGTTCTTATTTGACCTTAAGGCAATATATCCCAGTAGGTTTAATCTCGTATAATGGTACACCAACAGTCACAATGGGTACCTTACGCAACAGCAATCCTGACCTACGTTGGGAGACGCGCAGCACCTTTAATATTGGTACTGACCTTGGATTGTTCAACAATCGTCTGCTCCTTACAGCAGAGTATTACTATTCCAAGACTACCGATATGCTTTACGAATATGACGTACCTGTGCCAACTTTCGCCTTCGACAAGCTATTGGCAAATATCGGCTCTATGTCTAACAGTGGATTTGAGTTGGGTATCGGTATTGTTCCTATCTCAAAGAAAGATATGGAACTCAATGTCAATGTCAATATGGCATGGCAAAAGAACAAACTCCTTTCGCTCAATGGTAAGCTCAACGGAAGAAATATGACTGCATCAGACATAACACCAATTGGTGGTATGAATGGCGCAGGTTTCCATGGTGGATATAATGATATTATCTATCAGATTGTAGGTCAACCTTTAGGTGTTTTCTATCTTCCTCACTGCAAAGGAATCGTTGACAACGGGCATGGACACAACAAATACGACATTGCTGATTTGAATAATGACAATGTAATCGACCTCAGCGACCATGGCGATCGCTATATCGCAGGACAAGCAACACCTAAGATGACCTTGGGTTCTAACATAAGTTTCAGATACAAAGCATTCGACATTTCCTTACAGATGAATGGTGCTTTCGGACATAAGATATTTAACGGAACAACTCTTTCTTTCCTGAACATGTCAAACTTCCCTGACTATAATGTCCTTGCAGAAGCTCCTGCACGGAATATCGTTGACCAGAATGTGACGGATTATTGGTTAGAAAAAGGTGATTATCTAAACTTTGATTATCTTACGATAGGTTGGAATACGCCTGTTAAAAACAAATATATCAACTCACTACGTGTGTCTTTTAGCATCAATAACCTTGCAACAATAACAAGTTATAGTGGCTTAACACCGATTATCAATAGTTATGTAGTAGATAACACTTTAGGTATTGATGACAAACGTACCTATCCTCCTTATCGCACTTATTCTATCGGTGTGAGCATTAAGTTCTAAGCAATTTAACACAACATAAACAACTGTCAAGTATGAAATACTTACTTCGCCCACTCTTTTTTCTAACTCTCCTCACATTGACAGGTTGTCTGGACGAGAATAGCAAAGACAGCCTCGATGAACAACATACCTACACGACAGATAGAGATGTATATGTCAACGCCGTCGCTACCTTGTATAACTACATAGGAAGTGATAAAGACAGTGAGGGATTACAAGGTACTTATCGTGGTGTATATGATTATAATACGTTCACAACCGATGAAGCAATCATACCTGTACGTGGTGGAGACTGGTATGATGGAGGCTTTTGGGCTGATTTATATACACATAACTGGGCAGAAGACAGTAAACCGCTCTACGATACATGGAAGTATCTCTATAAAGTAATTGTATTCAGTAATGATGCACTTACAACTATCGACAAACATAAACAACTGCTTACAGATGAGCAGTACAAGGCTTATAGGGCGGAAGTTAGGGCTATCCGTGCCTTATACTACTATTACCTTATGGATATGTTTGGAAATATACCATTAGTAACTACGGCTGACGAAAGTACTGAAAACGTAGAACAAGCAAGTCGCCCTGAGGTATATCGGTTTATTGTAAAAGAACTACAAGAAGTCACCCCACTGCTTCCTACAGGTCATAGTAACCTTCTTGGCAAGAACTATGGACGTGTAACACGTTCTGTAGCCAACTTCCTTCTTGCTAAGTTGATGCTGAATGGTGAGGTTTATTCTGATGCTGATTGGACAGATAATCAACAACCTAATGGTAAGCAAACCTACTTTACCATCAATGGTCAGCAGATGAATATATGGCAAGCCTGCAAATATTACTGCGATGAGTTGACTGCTGATGGCTTTACCTTAGCAGCCGATTATCTCAGCAACTTCTCTGTTAACAACGAGAATTCACCAGAGAATATCTTTACTATCCCACTCGACAAACACCTTTACAAGAGCCAATTCCAGTATCTCTTCCGCTCTCGTCACTACTCACATGGCGGTGCCTTCGGTACAGGCTCTGAGAATGGAGCCTGTGCAACTATTTCAACAGTGAAGACTTTCGGCTATGGTACCAGTAATGTTGACAAGCGATATGCTTATAACCTCTACTCTGACACTGTTCGAGTAGATGGAAATATCATATATTTAGAAAATGGCAAACCACTTGTTTATATGCCACTTGCTGTAGAGTTAAATCTCACTAACAGCCCATATATCAAGACGGCAGGAGCAAGAATGGCTAAATATGAGGTGGACCGCAACGCCTTTAACGATGGTAAAAGCCCAGACAACGACATTGTTCTCTTCCGTTATGCCGATGTATTGCTAATGAAGGCTGAAGCTGCAGTACGCAACGGAGAGAATGGTAATACTGAACTGAACCTCGTTCGCAGCCGTAGTGGCATGGGAAATAGAACTGCTACATTAGATAATATTCTTGCTGAACGCCTGATGGAACTAATGTGGGAGGGCTGGCGTCGTAATGACCTCATCCGCTTCAATCGTTTCCATCAGTCCTACGACCTTCGTACTGCACCCGCAACAGAAGCCGACCGTCATACTATCGTCTTCCCTATCCCATCACGTGCATTAGACCTCAACGAAAAACTGAAACAGAATAAAGGTTATCAACGCTAAATAAAACCTCCGTCAGCTCCATGCTTCTGTGTGAGGTTTAACGCTGTAAGGTTAAGAAATATATTGACAAAACATTCGAGAAAAAGGTAGGAAAATGCCTTAAAAGCGAGCTGCTTTATCGCTTCCGTAAGTTACTTGTTATCAGGTAGTTGCAAAAAGAGGTTTTAAAAGGTGCTTAATAAGGTTCTAAAAGGGCGTTAGTAAGACCTCAAAAGGGCACCTTTTGCAAGCCAATTGGGCGTTAATTACAAGCCATTTTGTGGTCTTTACAAAATCAATATGTGAAAAAATTGGACAAACTTAAAGAGGTTTAGAGTGATAAGGTATGCATCTTGCGCATAGACTCTTAAGAAATATCACACAGCGAGGCTCTAAGTTTGCAGCAAGAAACTTAGAGTTGCTCTGTATGTCTTATTATATAATAGGTTTAAACTATCACTTCATAATCTGAAAGAACCCTAACTAATAGGTTACTAATCATGATAACTATTAATCAGATTCAAAAAGAAACGTCTGAAATCACTCCACTTATAATAATAAGGTTTAGCGGTCGAAGGCAATGGTAGCGTAGCTTCTTCCTCATTGAGCAGTGCCTTTACAAGAACGTCTGCCTTTGGGTTCTTTGGGATCTTATAGAACACAAGCTGAATATTAGCTGCCATTGGGAAGATACGTGAACCTATCCAACCCTTTGCTTCAAGACTATCAACCTGAAACACTTGTACGTAACTTCCATTTAAATCGAGCAGACAAGCCAACGGCATAACCATTGTTTCATGTCCGAAGCGAAGTGTAGCTCCTGGATGTGGAAGCGCAAGACAAGAATCTGCTTCAGTAATAATATTACGCAAGAGATTACGCTGAGAGAAAGGCTGTTTAGCACCACTCTGAGGTGCACCTGCAAAGTGTAGATACCACCAAACATTGGTTCGCTGCCAAAGCCGATAACGTTCATCTGGCGTAAAAATATCATATAGTGATAACGAATGACGTATCTCCGAGTTCTGCACGAAACCAGCAAGGCTAAAGAGGTCGGTTATCAGCTGCTCTGCATTGACATTCTTGTCAACATAATCAGCATTTTTGAAAAGGCGGGACATCAATGGCTGATAATTCATATTGCGTTTCTCCCAATCCTTCATAGTTTCTTTAACCTCCTCACTCTCCTTTTGTTGAGCAAGTTTCTTGTCTGAAAAGTTCATGTAATACATATCATGTTCACTCGCATCGTGGCGAATTCGCAAATGAGGATTCTGTCGTAAGAGTTCCTGTAGGGCATTCTCCATGGATAGAATACAACGGATAACCACCGTTGACTTGGCATCCACCCACACAGAATCACGAAAAACAGATGGGAAACGTTTAAACATTCGTCGTGCAATCTGCTTATGTTGCTCAGCACCCAATGGTGTCAACTCGCCCCAACGCTTGTATGACTCAGCATACATACGACGTATCTTACCCATTGTTTCCCTACCTTTCTCACTGAGGATACCAGCCGAATCAGCTCGCTCAAGCACCTGCAGCGGTCGAATATAGTCTTGTCCTGATAAAAGATAACGCGATCCATGTCTTCCATAGTGAGAGATATAGACTGGGACATAGCCAATAGGAGGTGCCGTAAGTTTTCCTGAAGGCGTAGGATAGGCTACCCCATTACTTGCTGATAGTTCTGGCTTCGCATCAATATCTTTTCTGAATGACTGTGCTGTCACATGTAACGAAGACAGGAAAGCCATCATACACAGCAGAGTGATTTGTTTTCTCATATCATAATAAATTTGTTTTATATTCTTATAAGGACGAAACCAAAACGCCATGAACGCACAGGGTGATTTCATCCTATCCTACAAAGATAAGCATTTTTCATGATTTTCGGAGGTTAAGGTAATAAAAGAAAATGAGAATGTGCCTATTAACACATCCTCATTTCTCTCTAATCCTATCCAGCCCTCCCCTCCTTTGGAGGGGTTGGGGGAGGTCTTTACATATCCTCTTGGAACAATGGGTCCTCAGGAACAACCATTATTGGTTTCTGCTGAGCAGCCTTCATGATATTCTCTGGTACGTACTTATTATCAACAACCAGACGGAAGGTGTATTCATTAAACCAAGGATTACTCATAATCAAGTAACCATTCTGACCATAAGAGGCACTCCAAGAGTTCTCTACCTTCCACTTCTTTGACTGACCATTCTCATCTAAGTCTACTGCTGTAAGTGTCATCGCATGGGTTGAACCACTGTCAAAGGTTGCAATACGCTCTGCCTTATTCATTGGGAAGCTTGTTCCGAAAAGTGTTCCATAGTCATAGTTATCCAAGTCAAGATAACCACGCTTGCGGTCGAGCTGCTTACCCACATCATAACTGGTGTACATCTTTGTTGAGTCTTTCAGTGAAGCTATAGCCATCTTCGCAATATCTTCCATTGGAAGGTTCACATACTTCCAGTTATGACCATCGTAGGTATGACGGTCATACTCTATCTCGTAGGTCTTATAGTAAGGACGACGAGGGTCGTTCATTGCCATAATAAAGGTTCCATTGAGTGGACCTCCCACTGTCTCCTTATAGAATTCCTGTGGTGTATAGGTCTTAGCCTTACCAATCTGTTTACCGTTTTTATCCTTGAAAGCAAAGGTGAATGTCTTCACTGGCTCACCCAAAGAAAGTGAGAGTATATGATAGATATTACCCAACATCTCTGTCTTGCGTGCCTTGATAGCTGCCTTTGACTTCTTGTCAGCTACCATCTTACGCAGTTCCAAACCATACTCACGTAGTTTTGATGACACAATCCTTGCCATACGAGAGGTATTTTCAGCTGAATAGGTTTCTTGCATGGCTTCCATGGGTACTACTCCATACTTCTCAACCAAGTCAGATACACCGCAGAATGTACCGCCATCACTGATAGGATTCTTAAAGAAGAACTGCACACGTGGGTCGTCTAATGACTTACCAGCATTGTCTATCACACCCTGCAACATCAAGTTAGCCTTCTCTAACTGGTCATAGAAAGAGAGGTAAACGTGAGAATATTCCACTCTCAATGTATCCTTATGGCGACGTGCAAAGTTAGCACGCAAAACATTCAGTCCTGTAAAGAGCCAGCAACGACCCGAACTTTTCTGATCTTGGATATTCTGTTTCGGTGTCTCCACGCTAAAGTAGGTGTCTACAGGACCAGAATTACGGAAGTTACGAGCAAGGTCATCAATAGAATTTGTGGCGATTGCATTCGATAAAGCACGGTCAGACTTAGTCAATCCAGACTTCTGAATCTGCTGCAACATCTGTGCATCAATACCACCATCTTTCGTCTGTGCCTGAAGTGTAAGCACCCAACTTAGCAAGCCACAGGCTATAAACATTTTCTTTCTCATTGTTTTCTTAATAATATTAAGGTAAAGGGTTATTAAAAACTTATTTTCTACAAAGATACTATTTATTTCCCATTGTTGTTGTAATAATGTGTGAAAATCATCATTGATATTGATAAATTCTACCTAAAAGGGAAAGCTTAACAATTTCTTTTGGTGAAGAGAAAAGAGTTTATTTCATAAAAATTAAAGGCAGTACATGAAAAGAAGGAATCCTATCCTATCACTTTGACCATACTTTCAGGCATTTTCTATGTAAAACATTTGCGTATATTGTTTTTTTTTACGAATATTGCATACGCAAATTAGCGGCTGATGAAAGTCGCATAAACTAAAAATAAATCTATGAAGAAAATCTTATTGAGCCTGTTTCTTGCTGCTGTCAGCCTATCAAGCTATGCACAGCACTTTATAACAGACCCTAATTTCAGACAAAAAGTAGAAAATGCATTCCAAGCCAAGATGAAGGTTATTGGCAAGAAGTTCTATAACACAAAGGGGCTTCGGGTGTCTCCTGAAGAAGAGGAAGCCTTACGTTTCTTGTATGCTTATATGCCAATTGCCGATGCTACGGACTATCCTACGGCCTATCATCTTAAAAACATACGCACCGCCTTGCAAACAAGAAAGTCTATGGCATGGGGAAAAGATGTCCCTGAATTGCTGTTTAGACATTTCGTTTTGCCTATGCGTGTAAACAACGAGCCGCTTGATAGCTCTCGTGCTATCTTCTATCGTGAACTGAGTGAGCGTGTGAAAGGACTTCCTATGAAGGAAGCTATCCTTGAGGTAAACCACTGGTGCCACGAACGTGTTACCTACGAGCCTTCTG harbors:
- a CDS encoding histidine-type phosphatase; the encoded protein is MRKQITLLCMMAFLSSLHVTAQSFRKDIDAKPELSASNGVAYPTPSGKLTAPPIGYVPVYISHYGRHGSRYLLSGQDYIRPLQVLERADSAGILSEKGRETMGKIRRMYAESYKRWGELTPLGAEQHKQIARRMFKRFPSVFRDSVWVDAKSTVVIRCILSMENALQELLRQNPHLRIRHDASEHDMYYMNFSDKKLAQQKESEEVKETMKDWEKRNMNYQPLMSRLFKNADYVDKNVNAEQLITDLFSLAGFVQNSEIRHSLSLYDIFTPDERYRLWQRTNVWWYLHFAGAPQSGAKQPFSQRNLLRNIITEADSCLALPHPGATLRFGHETMVMPLACLLDLNGSYVQVFQVDSLEAKGWIGSRIFPMAANIQLVFYKIPKNPKADVLVKALLNEEEATLPLPSTAKPYYYKWSDFRRFFLNLINSYHD
- a CDS encoding C1 family peptidase yields the protein MRKKMFIACGLLSWVLTLQAQTKDGGIDAQMLQQIQKSGLTKSDRALSNAIATNSIDDLARNFRNSGPVDTYFSVETPKQNIQDQKSSGRCWLFTGLNVLRANFARRHKDTLRVEYSHVYLSFYDQLEKANLMLQGVIDNAGKSLDDPRVQFFFKNPISDGGTFCGVSDLVEKYGVVPMEAMQETYSAENTSRMARIVSSKLREYGLELRKMVADKKSKAAIKARKTEMLGNIYHILSLSLGEPVKTFTFAFKDKNGKQIGKAKTYTPQEFYKETVGGPLNGTFIMAMNDPRRPYYKTYEIEYDRHTYDGHNWKYVNLPMEDIAKMAIASLKDSTKMYTSYDVGKQLDRKRGYLDLDNYDYGTLFGTSFPMNKAERIATFDSGSTHAMTLTAVDLDENGQSKKWKVENSWSASYGQNGYLIMSNPWFNEYTFRLVVDNKYVPENIMKAAQQKPIMVVPEDPLFQEDM